In Deltaproteobacteria bacterium, the DNA window TTATTTCCTTGAACTTCTCAATAATAATGGGGTTCGGTCTTTCCAGTTTCTTCCCGTCGGCTCCATAAAATTCATGACCCAGGAAATACTCATTAGCGATCTTTTCGGTTGGAATATAGCTGCCTGTTCCGGTAATAATTGAATTCGGCATAATAAAATCAGGTACCTCCTCAATAAACATTGGGAAAAATTGCTTGCCGGTGGAG includes these proteins:
- a CDS encoding ketoacyl-ACP synthase III, producing MPNSIITGTGSYIPTEKIANEYFLGHEFYGADGKKLERPNPIIIEKFKEI